In the genome of Pseudorca crassidens isolate mPseCra1 chromosome 14, mPseCra1.hap1, whole genome shotgun sequence, one region contains:
- the MRPL19 gene encoding large ribosomal subunit protein bL19m codes for MAASIARGCRAAMGLGWTFRCAWALRPAPVSVACQALVGPSRRQITGPSEPGAFQPPPKPIIVDKRRPQRRESRFLSPEFIPPRGRTNPLKFQIERKDMLERRKILHIPEFYVGSILRVTTADPYANGKTSQFLGICIQRSGTGLGATFILRNTIEGQGVEICFELYNPRIQEIQVVKLQKRLDDSLLYLRDALPEYSTFDMNMQPIAQEPSQEVPVNQLKVKMKPKPWSKRWERPKFNIKGIRFDLCLTEEQMKEAQKWSQPWLEFDMMREYDTSKIEAAIWDEIEASKNS; via the exons ATGGCGGCCTCCATTGCCAGGGGCTGCCGGGCTGCAATGGGCCTGGGCTGGACCTTTCGATGCGCCTGGGCTCTGCGCCCTGCGCCAGTCTCTGTCGCCTGCC AGGCCCTCGTGGGGCCGAGCCGGCGGCAGATCACTGGACCTTCTGAGCCCGGCGCGTTCCAGCCACCGCCGAAACCGATTATCGTGGACAAGCGCCGTCCCCAGCGCCGGGAAAGCAG GTTCTTGAGTCCTGAATTCATTCCTCCAAGGGGAAGAACAAATCCTCTGAAATttcaaatagaaagaaaagatatgttagaaaggagaaaaatactcCACATTCCAGAGTTCTATGTTG GAAGCATTCTTCGTGTTACTACTGCTGACCCATATGCCAATGGAAAAACCAGCCAGTTTCTGGGAATTTGCATCCAGAGATCAGGAACAGGACTTGGAGCTACTTTTATCCTTAGGAATACTATTGAAGGACAAG gtGTTGAGATTTGCTTTGAACTTTATAATCCTCGAATCCAGGAGATCCAAGTAGTCAAATTACAGAAACGGCTGGATGATAGCTTGCTATACTTGCGAGACGCCCTTCCTGAATACAGCACTTTTGATATGAATATGCAGCCAATAGCACAAGAACCTAGCCAAGAAGTTCCTGTTAATCAG CTGAAAGTAAAAATGAAGCCCAAGCCGTGGTCCAAACGCTGGGAACGTCCAAAATTTAATATTAAGGGGATCAGATTTGACCTTTGTTTAACTGAAGAGCAAATGAAGGAAGCCCAGAAGTGGAGTCAGCCATGGCTTGAGTTTGATATGATGAGGGAATATGACACTTCAAAAATTGAAGCTGCAATATGGGATGAAATTGAAGCATCGAAAAATTCCTGA